In Methanobacterium paludis, the following proteins share a genomic window:
- a CDS encoding glycosyltransferase family 4 protein has product MDVMMRRKKTSNKQKNPRILFVHHTAMWYRKPFFKSLSQLCNVEFVFNNVERYNTTYDTDLSHEIEGLEDVNYSVKRNYLGISFGTIKKTLGDYDIFVGGSWDTFADVVETLFEFIIVKIRRKPFILWREDWDWNVQSFKRKMVKRLARFLGKNVDAILVPGSKHMKFFVSLDVSPDKIFIMPNVSSIKMKLNDYKNRDNLRQEFELKDKKVVLYVGRLIDLKGVGYLIKAFRKLADKKDDAVLFIVGEGDCKKELEKLAWDLKIQDKVHFTGNINNELLGGYYLIANVFVLPSITTYYADACPLVVNEAMYFGKPVITSDAVGTTFMIKNGENGYVFPEKDIDALYEAMEKILSDPVLEEKMGENSSKLIEKSFTYKNMVNGFERALEYVGK; this is encoded by the coding sequence ATGGATGTGATGATGAGGAGGAAGAAAACCAGTAACAAACAAAAAAATCCCCGCATACTGTTTGTTCATCACACAGCCATGTGGTATAGAAAGCCGTTCTTTAAAAGTTTAAGCCAACTTTGCAATGTTGAATTTGTTTTCAACAATGTGGAGCGTTATAACACCACCTACGACACAGATCTATCCCATGAAATTGAAGGGCTTGAAGATGTTAATTACAGTGTGAAAAGGAACTATCTTGGCATATCATTTGGTACGATAAAAAAAACCCTTGGAGATTATGATATTTTCGTTGGAGGAAGCTGGGATACTTTTGCAGATGTTGTAGAGACACTTTTTGAGTTTATAATTGTTAAGATCAGAAGAAAACCTTTCATACTTTGGAGGGAAGACTGGGACTGGAACGTGCAATCTTTCAAGAGGAAGATGGTCAAACGTTTAGCAAGATTTTTAGGGAAAAATGTTGATGCAATCCTTGTGCCGGGCTCTAAACACATGAAATTTTTTGTATCACTGGATGTTTCACCTGATAAAATATTTATAATGCCTAACGTTAGCAGCATTAAGATGAAACTTAATGACTATAAAAACAGAGATAATTTAAGGCAAGAATTTGAGTTAAAGGATAAAAAAGTTGTTCTCTACGTTGGCAGGTTAATAGATCTAAAGGGTGTTGGCTACCTAATTAAGGCCTTCCGTAAACTTGCAGATAAAAAGGATGATGCGGTTCTTTTCATTGTTGGAGAAGGAGACTGTAAAAAAGAGCTTGAAAAACTCGCATGGGATCTAAAAATTCAAGATAAAGTCCATTTCACAGGAAACATAAATAATGAACTCCTTGGAGGATACTATTTAATCGCCAATGTTTTTGTACTGCCCTCCATAACAACTTACTACGCAGATGCATGTCCCCTTGTTGTAAATGAAGCAATGTACTTCGGAAAACCTGTTATAACAAGTGATGCAGTTGGTACGACCTTCATGATAAAAAATGGTGAAAATGGATACGTCTTCCCAGAAAAAGACATTGATGCTCTTTACGAGGCCATGGAAAAAATATTGTCGGATCCAGTTTTGGAGGAGAAAATGGGTGAAAATTCCTCAAAACTCATAGAGAAAAGTTTCACCTATAAAAATATGGTTAATGGCTTTGAAAGGGCTCTGGAATATGTGGGTAAATAG
- a CDS encoding glycosyltransferase family 2 protein yields MSFSDDVPRVAVIILNWNGWEDTIECLESLYQINYPNYQVILVDNASTDDSIQKIKEYCQGTLKPQSKFYTYQTKNKPIKITEYSTEESEAFNGACKTALPKTELHPNKNMILIKNTKNYGFAEGNNIGIRYALRSLNQDYTLLLNNDTVVDKNFLTELVKTAESSAEIGVVGPKIYYYDTNGRTDMASNIGGVVDLSNFPGYYDLSDVNPAEKYKGILECDWVSGAALMMKTRDIPIKLLNKELFFGMEDIDLCIKLRECGYKVVSNLNSKIWHKTSVSRKKKNLIRRTFSEISTSLKFLKTHQKFYYSHLPLYIAQIMKINLMLLIKKILRTIKGT; encoded by the coding sequence ATGAGTTTTAGTGATGATGTGCCTAGGGTTGCTGTTATTATTCTGAATTGGAATGGTTGGGAGGATACAATTGAATGCCTGGAATCATTATACCAAATAAACTACCCAAACTACCAAGTAATACTTGTAGATAACGCATCAACAGATGACTCCATCCAAAAAATAAAAGAATACTGCCAAGGAACCCTAAAACCCCAATCAAAATTCTACACATACCAAACAAAAAACAAACCCATAAAAATCACAGAATACAGCACAGAAGAATCTGAAGCCTTTAATGGGGCTTGTAAAACAGCTTTACCTAAAACAGAGTTACATCCAAATAAGAACATGATACTCATAAAAAATACTAAAAACTACGGGTTTGCTGAGGGAAACAACATTGGTATAAGGTACGCCCTTAGATCATTAAACCAAGATTACACCCTACTTTTAAACAACGACACTGTTGTTGACAAAAATTTCCTTACAGAACTGGTCAAAACAGCAGAAAGCAGTGCTGAAATAGGCGTTGTTGGTCCAAAAATTTATTATTATGATACTAACGGCAGAACTGATATGGCATCCAACATTGGAGGAGTTGTGGATCTATCCAATTTCCCGGGTTACTATGATTTATCTGATGTAAATCCTGCAGAAAAGTATAAAGGCATTTTGGAGTGTGACTGGGTTTCAGGGGCGGCTTTGATGATGAAAACCCGTGATATTCCAATAAAATTATTGAATAAAGAGCTTTTCTTTGGAATGGAAGATATCGACCTGTGCATAAAACTCCGAGAGTGTGGCTATAAGGTAGTGTCAAATTTAAACTCAAAAATATGGCATAAAACCAGTGTTTCTCGGAAGAAAAAGAATTTAATTAGGAGAACCTTCTCTGAAATCAGCACCTCCCTGAAATTTCTTAAAACACATCAAAAGTTCTATTACTCACATCTTCCCTTGTACATTGCTCAGATCATGAAAATAAATCTGATGCTGTTAATTAAAAAAATCTTAAGGACAATTAAAGGAACATGA
- a CDS encoding glycosyltransferase family 2 protein has product MSFSDDVPRVAVIILNWNGWEDTIECLESLYQINYPNYQVILIDNASTDDSIQEIRKYCQGTLKPQSKFYTYQTKNKPIKITEYTEKEVKNLEIFESHNFKPDKNLILIKNFDNHGFAGGNNIGMQFALEKIQVDYVLLLNNDTLADKNFITELINASEKEPKIGIAGSKLLNAYDTEIIDSTGHIIKWGRIVDRGHGEIDKNQYDHKKDVVGAMAAAALYKSHMLKEVGLLDESFITLGEDAELSMRSHKFGWKAKFVPESIVYHKRGKSITKRDVINRMTVLSTKNTTENVLRYGTSKEKVFYSFVLIKEGMFVVFGSLLKRNTMKTWDYTKLILKSYKKIICSLFKS; this is encoded by the coding sequence ATGAGTTTTAGTGATGATGTGCCTAGGGTTGCTGTTATTATTCTGAATTGGAATGGTTGGGAGGATACAATTGAATGCCTGGAATCATTATACCAAATAAACTACCCAAACTACCAAGTAATACTCATAGATAACGCATCAACAGATGACTCCATCCAGGAGATAAGAAAGTACTGCCAAGGAACCCTAAAACCCCAATCAAAATTCTACACATACCAAACAAAAAACAAACCCATAAAAATCACAGAATATACAGAAAAGGAAGTTAAAAACCTTGAAATTTTCGAATCACATAATTTTAAACCAGATAAAAATTTAATATTAATAAAAAATTTTGATAACCATGGATTTGCAGGTGGAAACAATATAGGGATGCAATTTGCACTTGAAAAAATTCAAGTTGACTACGTTCTTCTTTTAAATAACGACACATTGGCAGATAAGAATTTCATTACTGAATTGATAAATGCGTCAGAAAAGGAACCAAAAATTGGAATTGCAGGTTCAAAACTGTTAAATGCATATGATACAGAGATAATAGATTCTACGGGTCATATCATTAAATGGGGAAGAATCGTAGATAGGGGGCATGGAGAAATTGATAAAAACCAGTACGACCACAAGAAAGATGTTGTTGGTGCCATGGCTGCTGCAGCCCTCTACAAAAGTCACATGCTTAAAGAAGTGGGTTTGCTTGATGAAAGTTTCATAACCCTTGGGGAAGATGCAGAATTATCAATGCGATCCCATAAATTCGGATGGAAAGCCAAATTTGTTCCAGAGTCAATAGTTTATCATAAGAGAGGTAAATCTATCACAAAAAGAGATGTGATAAATAGGATGACTGTTTTAAGTACAAAAAATACCACCGAAAATGTTTTGAGATACGGAACATCAAAAGAAAAAGTTTTTTACAGTTTCGTTCTCATAAAAGAAGGAATGTTTGTCGTTTTTGGAAGTTTATTAAAGCGTAACACTATGAAAACGTGGGATTACACTAAATTAATCCTTAAATCATACAAAAAAATTATTTGCAGTTTGTTCAAATCTTAA
- a CDS encoding glycosyltransferase family 4 protein — protein MQDHMKIAVFHNLPSGGAKRALYGYINYLTKKGHTVDVFVPSTANEEYLPLKNVASTVTIFPIKKSFFGSKLSNFRYLLSVKSSPNDDEKTQRRIAEHINNQDYDVVFSEQDMYTLSPFFLRYIKKPTVYYCPQPSRYHDAILKVVEDRAETKKKGLKSLVGRLKFKYAVMLETKIDSYNASFSKYIISNSYFSRESLLRNYGLDSFVSYLGVDTELFKPLKTSETKSKENFVMSVGTCKPAKGYDFLINSLALVKPKIRPKLVIVSNSSETKWINYLKDLACKRSVELEIKDMIEDAELVKLYNHAKLVLYAPHLEPFGLVPLESMACGTPVVGIKEGGVRESVIHNKTGLLTERDESTFAQATTELLSNDAKRDEMGDNGIKLVRGFWTLEHAGKRLEKHLENALNRYN, from the coding sequence ATGCAGGATCACATGAAAATAGCAGTATTCCATAATTTACCCTCAGGTGGGGCAAAAAGGGCATTATATGGATACATTAATTACCTTACAAAGAAAGGACATACAGTAGATGTTTTTGTGCCTTCAACAGCAAATGAAGAGTATTTACCCCTTAAAAATGTTGCATCTACCGTAACTATATTTCCTATTAAAAAAAGTTTTTTTGGTTCCAAATTATCTAATTTCAGGTATCTCCTATCAGTCAAGTCTTCTCCAAATGATGATGAAAAAACACAGCGGAGAATTGCTGAACATATCAACAATCAGGATTATGATGTAGTTTTCAGTGAACAGGACATGTACACCTTGTCTCCATTTTTTTTGAGATACATTAAAAAGCCTACTGTATATTATTGTCCCCAACCTTCAAGGTACCACGATGCCATACTGAAAGTTGTGGAGGACAGAGCAGAAACTAAAAAAAAGGGATTGAAGAGTTTGGTTGGAAGATTGAAATTTAAGTATGCTGTGATGCTTGAAACCAAAATTGATAGTTACAACGCTTCATTCTCAAAGTATATCATTTCCAATTCTTATTTTTCAAGGGAATCTTTGCTGAGAAATTACGGGCTTGATTCATTTGTTTCATACCTTGGAGTGGATACAGAACTATTTAAACCCCTCAAGACATCTGAAACTAAGTCTAAAGAAAATTTTGTAATGTCTGTTGGAACATGCAAACCCGCTAAAGGTTATGATTTCTTAATTAATTCCCTAGCACTTGTTAAACCAAAAATAAGGCCTAAATTAGTTATAGTTTCCAATTCATCAGAAACAAAATGGATCAATTATCTTAAAGATCTCGCTTGTAAAAGATCTGTTGAACTAGAAATAAAAGATATGATTGAAGATGCAGAATTGGTGAAACTTTACAATCATGCAAAACTTGTTTTGTATGCCCCTCACCTTGAACCATTTGGACTGGTTCCTCTGGAATCTATGGCATGCGGTACACCTGTTGTTGGTATAAAAGAGGGAGGAGTAAGGGAAAGTGTTATCCATAATAAAACAGGGCTGCTCACAGAAAGAGATGAATCCACATTTGCCCAAGCAACCACTGAACTTCTCTCAAACGATGCCAAAAGAGATGAAATGGGTGACAATGGTATCAAACTTGTTAGAGGTTTTTGGACACTTGAACATGCGGGTAAAAGATTGGAAAAACATCTGGAAAATGCTTTAAATAGATACAATTAG
- a CDS encoding glycosyltransferase: protein MKNFKDIEIKVHPITQQNSKSPMPFLKIVKEIQKSEITHIQYQPGLFGFVPYLPTFINYIPLMIFLLKFWKRNKIVITVHEFVLDSFLDKLTLKFINLSDKIIVHNKKMADFMIKNGTPCEKFVLMPHGTPEGVFLDKNDAKMSLGLSNKKVLTIFGFVHKNKGHDLVIDILNSLDDDVVLLVAGEARIAEHKKYYNFLKQRSSELGLENRVIFLDYIKDEDLPVVFNSTDIALFPYKWIITSGSFHMALSYNIPTIASDLEYFKEIKDEYGCIELFEQDNKEELVEKIKDLLNNKTKQDYLKSKCSEFYEKTSWKAVAKKTSEIYSDLVESN, encoded by the coding sequence ATGAAAAACTTCAAGGATATTGAAATTAAAGTGCATCCTATTACTCAGCAGAATTCAAAAAGTCCTATGCCCTTTTTAAAAATAGTTAAGGAAATCCAAAAATCTGAAATAACACATATACAATACCAGCCAGGACTTTTTGGATTTGTACCTTATTTACCTACTTTCATTAATTACATCCCCCTAATGATATTCCTATTGAAATTTTGGAAAAGAAACAAAATCGTTATAACTGTCCATGAATTTGTTCTGGATTCTTTCTTGGATAAATTAACACTGAAATTCATCAACCTTTCAGATAAAATAATAGTTCACAACAAGAAAATGGCAGATTTTATGATAAAAAATGGTACTCCATGTGAAAAATTTGTTTTGATGCCCCATGGAACTCCTGAAGGCGTTTTTTTGGATAAAAACGATGCAAAAATGAGTTTAGGTTTATCTAATAAAAAAGTTTTAACGATATTCGGTTTTGTTCATAAAAATAAAGGACATGATCTTGTTATTGATATTTTAAATTCTTTAGATGATGATGTCGTACTTCTTGTAGCTGGTGAAGCAAGAATAGCTGAACATAAAAAGTACTACAACTTTTTAAAGCAAAGATCATCTGAACTTGGTCTGGAAAATCGGGTTATATTCCTTGACTATATCAAAGACGAAGATCTTCCAGTAGTTTTTAATTCAACTGATATTGCCCTCTTTCCATACAAATGGATAATTACATCCGGTTCTTTTCATATGGCTTTAAGTTACAACATTCCAACCATAGCATCTGATCTGGAATATTTTAAGGAAATAAAAGATGAATATGGATGCATAGAACTATTTGAACAGGATAATAAAGAGGAATTGGTTGAAAAAATAAAGGATTTATTAAATAATAAAACAAAACAGGATTATCTAAAATCAAAATGTAGTGAGTTCTACGAAAAAACCAGTTGGAAAGCTGTCGCGAAAAAAACTTCAGAAATATATTCAGATTTGGTTGAATCGAATTAA
- a CDS encoding glycosyltransferase: MIKVIFTTHQTGFNICGGAEIQMIKTMESLNKLYNDQIKVNLFDPWHDNMDDYDVIHIFNPMAFPCEALRIAQYSKEKGLKVIISSIYYSYLPKEEKSILKNIFDHFINILSRFKLYISTFKSFEYLDRYKDVEKAFLEADKILPNTVVELGGLLNKFSKVPKDKYELVPNAADSKFKNGNAKVFKDKYGMEDFILFVGRIETRKNVLGLINAFVESGLKTKLIIIGKIHEKDYYEHCKENANENVIFIPPIKNDSELLASAYKAAKVLALPSFYETPGLAALEAGLSGSNIVITEFGGTKDYFEDYVWYVDPENEESIKNALINAYKTSKTDKLSKHIENNYTWEKVAEKMLNIYKS, from the coding sequence ATGATAAAAGTAATTTTCACAACTCACCAAACCGGTTTTAATATTTGTGGTGGCGCAGAAATTCAAATGATAAAAACCATGGAATCTCTCAACAAATTGTATAATGACCAGATAAAGGTCAATTTATTTGATCCGTGGCATGATAATATGGATGATTACGATGTGATACATATATTCAACCCAATGGCATTTCCATGTGAAGCTCTTAGAATTGCCCAATATTCCAAAGAAAAAGGTTTAAAAGTGATTATTTCATCAATTTACTATAGTTATTTACCAAAAGAAGAAAAATCTATATTAAAAAATATTTTTGACCATTTTATAAATATATTGTCCCGTTTTAAACTTTATATTTCCACTTTTAAATCCTTTGAATATCTTGACAGATATAAAGATGTTGAAAAGGCGTTTTTAGAGGCAGATAAAATACTTCCAAACACTGTTGTGGAACTTGGGGGCTTGTTGAACAAATTTTCCAAGGTTCCCAAAGATAAATATGAATTGGTACCTAATGCTGCAGATTCAAAATTTAAAAATGGAAATGCCAAAGTATTTAAAGACAAATATGGTATGGAAGACTTTATATTATTTGTAGGAAGGATTGAAACTCGAAAAAATGTTCTTGGATTGATAAATGCTTTTGTTGAAAGTGGCCTAAAAACTAAACTCATAATAATTGGTAAAATACATGAAAAAGATTATTATGAGCATTGCAAAGAAAATGCCAATGAAAATGTTATATTTATTCCTCCAATTAAAAACGATTCTGAATTACTAGCTTCTGCTTACAAAGCTGCTAAAGTTCTTGCACTGCCAAGTTTCTACGAAACACCAGGTTTGGCTGCATTAGAAGCTGGTTTATCAGGTTCAAATATTGTAATAACCGAATTTGGCGGTACTAAGGATTATTTTGAGGATTATGTTTGGTATGTGGATCCTGAAAATGAAGAAAGTATTAAAAATGCGTTAATTAATGCTTATAAAACTTCAAAAACAGATAAATTAAGTAAACATATTGAAAACAACTACACCTGGGAAAAAGTTGCAGAAAAGATGCTAAATATATACAAAAGTTAA
- a CDS encoding glycosyltransferase family 2 protein: MKFDEFSDEPLLSVIILNYKNAKLTAECVKHLDKSVKKAKINAQIIVVDNSADKTSEELKKLLPDYVEIIENEENLGFSKANNQGLKISQGKYVLLLNNDAFVNVNCLEKGIKYLENMECPGIWAPSLIGENGDLQGSTARFPSLKDLIGEYFLFRHYNVYEDFLQWKEPKEVDMVIGAFMLMEKKLVDKVGLLDENFFFNAEDVDYCKRVHDSGFPVIYDPRVSITHIGGASQEDKWFKDPYLHKTRIIYSYKHYNFFEAFLSEITIKLGLIFRKFLWWLHKC, translated from the coding sequence ATGAAATTTGATGAATTCTCTGACGAGCCTTTATTATCAGTAATTATCTTGAATTATAAAAACGCCAAATTAACTGCAGAATGTGTGAAACATTTAGATAAATCAGTTAAAAAAGCCAAAATTAATGCACAGATCATTGTTGTAGACAACAGTGCCGATAAAACTTCTGAAGAACTTAAAAAGCTTTTACCTGATTATGTTGAAATTATTGAAAATGAAGAAAACTTGGGATTTTCGAAAGCTAATAATCAAGGATTGAAGATTAGTCAAGGTAAATATGTACTTCTATTAAATAACGATGCTTTTGTTAATGTAAATTGTTTAGAAAAAGGAATTAAATACTTAGAAAACATGGAATGTCCTGGAATTTGGGCACCAAGTTTGATTGGTGAAAATGGTGATTTACAAGGTTCAACAGCCCGATTTCCTTCTTTAAAAGATTTAATTGGTGAGTATTTTTTATTTAGACATTATAATGTTTATGAAGACTTTTTACAGTGGAAAGAACCTAAAGAAGTTGACATGGTTATAGGTGCATTCATGTTGATGGAAAAAAAATTAGTGGACAAAGTAGGGCTCTTAGATGAAAATTTCTTTTTCAATGCTGAAGATGTTGATTACTGTAAGAGGGTTCATGATTCAGGTTTTCCAGTTATTTATGATCCAAGAGTTAGTATAACACATATTGGAGGAGCTTCTCAAGAAGATAAATGGTTTAAAGATCCGTATTTACATAAAACCCGTATCATATACTCTTATAAACATTATAACTTTTTTGAGGCTTTTCTATCAGAAATAACAATTAAATTGGGCTTAATATTCCGAAAATTTTTATGGTGGCTACACAAATGTTAA
- a CDS encoding glycosyltransferase family 2 protein, with amino-acid sequence MLKKVNNNISVVIHTFNEEKNIRNCLETVKWADEIILVDMYSKDKTVDIAKEYTDKIYFFKNVGYADPARQFSLEKTTNKWVLSVDADEIVPLSLKKCLIKIKDDDAADVVYIPHKNYFAGILIKGLGWGPLQSLHPRFFKKEFFSFSGEIHNFSKIKEGARIHKIENPEDGFVHFSYKDVEHFIEKLNRYTTIEAKKLFEAGEDIKLRHMAMRVLSEFRWRYLNHKGYKDGFMGFSISLLMGMYRLVTYTKLKLMRMYNSPNTRGKIEEKYQKIADEIITEYEV; translated from the coding sequence ATGTTAAAAAAAGTCAACAATAATATTTCTGTTGTAATACATACGTTCAATGAGGAAAAAAATATAAGAAATTGCCTTGAAACTGTTAAATGGGCAGATGAGATAATTTTAGTTGATATGTATAGTAAAGATAAGACTGTGGATATCGCAAAGGAGTACACTGATAAAATATACTTCTTTAAGAATGTGGGATACGCTGATCCTGCAAGACAGTTTTCTCTAGAAAAAACAACTAATAAATGGGTTTTGAGTGTTGATGCTGATGAAATTGTGCCTTTAAGCCTAAAAAAATGTTTAATAAAAATTAAAGATGATGATGCCGCAGATGTTGTTTATATACCCCACAAAAATTACTTTGCAGGAATTTTGATAAAGGGTTTAGGGTGGGGTCCACTACAAAGTTTACATCCTCGATTTTTCAAAAAAGAATTTTTCAGTTTCAGTGGCGAAATACATAATTTTTCTAAAATAAAAGAAGGTGCGAGGATACATAAAATAGAAAACCCCGAAGATGGATTTGTTCATTTTAGTTATAAGGACGTGGAACATTTCATTGAAAAATTAAACAGATATACAACTATTGAAGCTAAGAAACTCTTTGAAGCTGGTGAAGATATTAAATTGAGACATATGGCTATGAGGGTTTTAAGTGAGTTTAGATGGAGATATCTGAACCATAAAGGATATAAAGATGGTTTCATGGGATTTTCTATAAGCCTTTTAATGGGAATGTATCGTTTAGTTACTTATACTAAATTGAAACTGATGAGGATGTACAATTCTCCAAACACCCGGGGAAAAATAGAAGAAAAATATCAGAAAATAGCTGATGAAATTATAACAGAATATGAAGTTTAA